The sequence TACCAAAGTTTAGAATGATTGCAAGAACTGACTGATCGATTGGCTTTGTCAATTAAGAATTGAAATTGATTGACAGGGATCCTAGACAGGATGATTTGGGCTCCTAGGTTTTTAAAAGGAAAGGACCCTGCCTTCATACCTAGGATCTTGCAAACAGGAGCAACAATCCTCTTGTTAAGCTAGGTAGGGAAGTACACAAAGGATTTATTGATATTAGGACATTGGCCTATTAAACTGTTGTAAATGTTTAAGCACATCATGCAAGATTTTGCAGAAGCCCTAGAAGCTTTGGTTACTATAACAAGATCATTTGCAAAGattaaatgattgaaatttctcctaaacCTATTATCAAAGCCAGGGATAAAATTGTGTTTCAAAGCAAAGTTCATCAAGGAGGTCAAGTTCTgggaaaccaaaataaaaagataaggagAAATAGGGTCCCCTTGCCTAATCCCCCTAGTGTTTCTAATCCATTTAGAAGGTTGACCATTGATAAGAAAGGAGAAACTAGAGGAAGAAACACAAGCCCTAATCCAATCAACCAGCTTATTAGGAAAATTCATTCTATCTAAAGTGGCAAGAGTAGCATTCCACTCAATTGTGTCTATGCTTTTTCAATATCCACTTTAACCATCATTTTGGGAAGGCTATGGGTATCTTTCTTTATAGAATGAACTACCTCTTGAATGGCAATAATGTTATCAACCGAGGACCTTTCCAATAGAAAACCACTTTGCTCAACTCCAATAAActtaaaaatgacatttttaagatgatttgagataattttggaaatgattttataagagacattacataaagaaaTGGGCTTGAAATCTGTCACAAACTTTGGAGAGTTAACTTTGGGAACCAACACTTCGAAggttttaccccaagagtggAATAGAGGCGGAATAAAAAAGTATTGAATAGCTTTAAAGAGATGATGGCccacaatatttcaaaagttGAGGTAGAATTCAACATTAAGACCATCAGCCTTAGGCTTTTGCCCTTTGGCATAGTCTTAATAGTTCGGTAGACTCCTTGAATGATCACTAATCTAAACAACATTTCTCTATCCTCTTCAGCAAGTTTAACAAAGTCGTTGGAAAGTGCAGTAAAGTTTCATGAATAGAAAACTTTGAAACAGATCTCCAGAGGTTTGAGTAAAtctccataaaaaaattttcgtatcactcaaataaaaaagttcaTAGCCAATTGCATTGAAgattttggaaattttgttgAAATGGTTTCTAATACGAGCTGAGTGATGAAAAAAGGCAGTGTTcaaattactattattaaacCAAAGTAGTTTTGCATGTTGGGCCCATTTGATATTGTTTTACTTAATTAGAGCCGCTTGTCTATTATAGAGAGCTTTAAGATTAATATAAAcattgtgggatcgaaaatacacgTTTGGCATCATGTCCGTGAAAAAGACACCAGATGATATattgaagcacaaatatcatatttgtttcgtgggttcttccattcctaatagaggcaagcctctattattaattaccccagacagtatcttgggaacctccgattaagggcaaaagtataaataaaaaggcaatgaaaaataataaatttattgccAATACATAATGATCcattacatataaatatggccttatatatataggcatacatattttatatattaattattttatttatatttttattacgcTGTCGTCCTCCTTGGGGCATATGCTTCGCTATCGTTTCATCAGCCACCTCAAATACATGCCTCATTGCTACTTTGAGATTGTCTATCTCTAAACGGATGTTTTACCGTCATTCTGAGACTTGTGCTACTTTTAGAGCTTTTTTTCCTAATCCTTTTCACTCTTTCTTTCTACTCCTCCAATGGATACAAACAAGTCTCATTCTTCTTCAGAAACAAGCTTCCCCATACTTGCAGTTTCACTGCTAGGAATAATCACAACTGTAATCCTTCTAGTGAGCTACTATCTCTACATTGTCAAGTGTTGCTAGCGCCATCGAGACATGATCGGCAGGTGGCGAGAGTTGCCTTATAGAGCAAGCAATCCATGCAATTCCCATAATTCAGTTCAGAGCTGACACGAGGCCTTCTTTCCATGAATGTTCAGTGTATTTGAATGAGTTCTAAGAGGATGAGAGGCTTAAAATTCTGCCACACTGTTTCCATGTCTTTCATATTGACTGCATTGACACTTGGCTTCAATCCAATTCCAATTGCCCTGAGAATGGAGGCACAAATCAACAATCCTTCTCCAGTGTTGCACAAAGTTGGTAGCATGGGAGGTGAAGAACAAGGATGAGCAGTTTAATGTTCCAATAGTGAGGCGatctttctccatggattcTTAGAACAACAAATAACTCTATTTGTTAGAACAATACTAATTCTTAGTAATAGATATTCGAGAATTACTGTTTCTCAACAACTTCAAACTGAAGAAAACATGACACTCTTGTGTTTTGATATCATGCCTCGTTAATTCTATTTAGCAGCTAAGCATTAAATTCAGAAAATACGGACATTCATAGCACATTGTGGctcctatttatcaaaatttaatgtTAGTTGGATTTGGTATGGAGGGAGTCACTCTCAAGTCGCAAAGCCTTGTGAATAATGACCTTAGAGATTGATCCACTGGCTTTCTTCTTTAATTCATCAAGAAGACGCTTGGCAAGGCTATCAACCAGTGGTTGATATCCTTCGCCAACTCGAACATCTGTGCAGCTGATTGCAGCCTATTCATTTCCAAATAAGCAGCTCCCAAATTGTTACAGATATATCCTACACCGAATGTTTTGGTCcaaggatctccttcaatctcTCCGCTGCACTTTCAAGATAAGGAACAACAAGTTCAACTTTCCCAGTCAAGAGTAACAATCATCCAATCTTTGCCGAAACATTCCCTTCCAAGTGCTGCTATTGAGGAAGCCTCTCAACTATTGGCAGAGAGCTCTCTCAAGCAATGACATTGCAGTACTGAACTCATTCATCGACTCATACAATGATGATATCTCAACATAAGTTTCAGCCATCATGTCAAGGGAGACAAGCTCCTTGTTCTTAATGATTTCACTAGAAATCTCCAAACATCTTTTAGAATCTGCAAATTTCTCTTGGTTGCACAATGCCTTTGCCATTAAAACAAACACCAATGCCCTGGCCTCGCTGTTGTTATCATTCTGCTCTACAACACCTTTCAGAGCCTTGATCACCTCGTCGAACTTCCCCAGTGAAATCTGGATGTTAGCTTGATCAATCTTAGTATTCAAAAGCTGTGGCGCCCCATTCCCCAACTCTTCAACACCTTCTTAGATTTCTCATTCTGATATAATGCCTTCTCATGCTCTTCTAAACCGGTGTATATCACTCCTAGAAGCCGCTGGTCATGAGCCACATCAACAGAATTCGATCCCAATTGCTTCTCATGAATCTCCAACGCTTTCAAACAAAGAGGCAATGCCTCCTTGAAGTTCAGAACTGACGCATAAGCTTCAGCTAAATCCCTATGGGCAGTGCCTAGTTCCCAGCTGTCCGGCTCCAAGATCTCAACTTTAAGATCCAAGCATGTCCGGAGATTGACTAAAGCTTCCTCGTGGTGGCCTATAGCTGTTTTGGTGTTAGCGAGCTGGAGCTGCACGACATGGACCACTGGCCGGACATCAAAGTCGCAAGATTCCTCCTTTTCAATGGCGATAAGGATTCGATTGGCGTGGCTCAAGTGAATGGCGCCAACCAAGTGGAGCGCCATGGTGACAGAGATGGATGGCTTGGAGTCACGATCGAGTATGCTAAGCGTGCGGAGCGCGAATTCAAGGGTTTTTTGAGGATCATCAAAGGAGATGGATTCAAGGTGCTGACCGACCTTGAGGCAAGCGAGGCCAAGCTTGTGATCATCGGGGCGAGCAAAGGCTCCAACGCCTCAAACGCAGTAAGGATCTCATCGGTGCTAGTGGTTGCCTCAAACTTTTCCTCGAGCTCGGAGAGTTCTCTGAGTTTATGCTGCCGGGAAGGAGCCTGAGCCAGAGAGGTATCCGAAAGGGACCCTGGTTATAGCTGGATTGAGATAAAGAACATGGTTTATGTGTCTTATGCTAGAGAAGTGACCCAATGTGCTCAAAGGGCTGAGGTTGTGAAGCTGTTAAGGGGAACTGGAGGTGAGGATGAAGGAGAGGGGATTGTCAGTGGCCGGGTAGTGGAGGCCGAGATAGGGATCGTGATTGGAGACGGGAAATGGCACAAACGGCGAGCTTCTAGGATTAGACAACGCCGCCGATGGGGGGACAGAGTCGTCGGAGTGGGAGGGTTCAAGATCAATGACGATGCCGACGTTGATGTGGTGGAGGATAGCATGGAAGGGTTTGGAGGAAAGAATGAGAGTGGAGGAGGAGAGGGTTTAGGAGGGTGATCTTGCGGGAGGAAACTGCGCGAGAGAAGAGAACGGCGGAGAACGGGAAGAAGGAATGGATATCGGTGCCGAGGCGGAGGTTTGGCCTGGTATCGGCTGCGGTGTGGATTAAATCAGAAGAGGAtaagatttaatttaaaattctaattaaattttagaaatctaattaaattaataaaacccaatttgcctcgggatatgtgtttgggtaCTTCAGGATTTGCACTTTCTcaggttgcctcgagatctatTTTCAGGCTATATGAAATTTAAGATCGCCTCaggatgtgtatttgggctatcctaagatttgagattgcctcgagatatgtgttctcaagggcaatcttgtaatttgcatctTGGTcgaaatatttttgtaatttgcattttttttttttcgcctCGTGATTTGTAGTCTAGTCTAAgataaccaaataatttattttaaaaggagaaattcaaaaaccaattaagattaggacgtttaaatttctaattctaaatatatccatgattaagatatatttgaattttaattaaattgggatttaggttctattaggacatatgttatattatttatatataaacaaacatcaGAATTAGGAGGCAAAGAAAGTTCCAAACTTTCCAACTCCTTAATTATGTGCTCAACATTGTGAAGATCAACATTAATAGAGCTCATACCTTAAGTTCCCCAATTTATCAAATTATGCTTAGTGCGAGAGACACAGCGAGCAAAGCATGCTTAGGGGAGGCATTAGAAGAAACATTCCAGGCCTTATCTATAGCATTATGGCACCCACTATAATCAAaccaataattatcaattttaaagACTATGCTCttcttaaaacaataaaaaatagctttcaaataaagaagagcatgataaaaaaaaaaataatccttggGAGATGATAGTTCACAATAGGAAATCCACTAGGAGTTGGCTAGGAATCCATCTAACTTGGCCCATTAGCAAGCTAACCTTGCTTTCCCATTGGAAAAAGTATAGGTCCTACATCCAGTAAAccattttgatgaataaaattgTTGAAATGGAAGGTTTTGGAGGCATAATAAGAAAATTTCCACCCTTGTGTTCAGAATCAACAGTAATAGCATTGGAATCTCCAACTACAAGCCAAGAAATATTGAGAGAACTAAGACCAGATAAATAATACCAGTGCTTTCTTTGGATAGAAAAGATATCAGAATTATAAACAATAGTATGAACTGAATGATCATTATTGCTAGAAGAATTAATTAGATGTAATGAAGATTTATAACTAGACACAAGAGTGATCTTACCAATATGCTtatttcaaaaaacaataataactcCTGACATACAGATTGCCGGGAATGCTGCCCACTCTCATTTATTGGCAAACTTTGTGCAAAGATAAAAAGTTCAAACATGATCAGCTCTAGTCTCCACTAGACAAAAGAAATGTGGTCTTATGTCATCCATATAAATCTTGATTCTACCAATTTTGTTAGGATGCGACGCTTCTTTACAATTACAATAGATTACtttcatcaaattcatgataaatacatttaaataaaatttcaagataaagaaagaaaacaccTGATTAACAACATCATTTATCAATTCTGGTGGGTTTTCCTTTCTTCGAGCTTGAATCTCTTCCAAATTGCTCCCTTATGTTATGAGCTTTCATTTTAATATCATTTCCATAATTTCTAGAATCATTGTATCTTCATAGTTAATCATGTGTTCTAATTCTTTTGGATCATCAGTCAGGGTCATCAAGCATTTGATTATCTTTTGGGGTTTTGGGGGGTGGGAGTTGCTCAAGACTATGAACGATCAAGTTCCCCATCCCATCCTAGATGTGCACCGATCTAAGAACCCTAGCTTCTAATATGCCTCTTGTTTTATCTCTAGTATACAGTTTGTGGGTTCCTTTTCTTCACCCGGCCTTTGGTTAGGGTTAGAAaggttaaaaagcatggatcacaaatcaaattttaatattttggtgacttcaagggattgtgggttcatgacttccattagggtcaatcccctaatgttaattaccctagacATTGTCGCAGAAACCtccgattaaaaaaataagtgtgaacaaggagaaaaattgtgacaatcaattttcattcatttcaataaatatgaattcatggattccattgaaaatacaagaaatttaaaATCATCTTGACAATATCTTGACTTATGGACTTGTATCCGAACTTGTGTCTTGGGTgtcatgtattttggatttgatttgcatcttgagttcgatttgaatttcaagttatgaCTTCTCCATGTTGATAAACCATAGacttgagtttgattttttcataagcttcggcttttatgcttgtaaaGCATTccttcttgacttgtgaaactctttcgGTCATTGACTTATAATGTCTTGAGACTTTTgagctcaattgtcgatttataagaattttaaatattgacttgtgaagctctttgggtctttgacttttgatgtcctGAGACCACTGAGctcaattgtcaatttatatgatttttcaaacattgacttgtggaactctttgggtctttggcTTATAATGTCTTGAGACTtctgagttcaattgtcaatttatatgaatttttaaatattgacttgtgaagctctttaGGTCTTTAACTTTTGATGCCTTGAGACCATTGacttcaattgtcgatttatatgattttttttaatattgactcttttcatatcttgagtCTTGACTTCATTGCTTTAGTTTTGATTATGTATATCATGATATGTGCGTCATCATTGCATTGCATGCCTGATTGCGACCTTAaaatttacacacacacacacacacacacatattatattaatttttatcaccatcttgaaatgaataagtcaccacTGCTTGTGCCTTATCATCGCGTTGCATGCTTTGCTGccaccttaaaaaaatatatatgtattttattgctGCCTTGAGACAAATTTAGTCACCACCTCAAGATAAGCAACCTTATTGCTACTTCGAGATTAgcatttattcttttatttatttatttatttttggttgccCCAGAATAAGTTTTTTCCATGCATACAGTGCATGTTTCCTCTGTTATCCATTTGTTGGCATATCAtttccagatttttttttattttaatccacacttatcataatgggttctatttatttatttattttagaggGCATGTGAGTATCTGGCATGCacacttctcatttttttattatttatttattttttatcatgcgTGTATACATGCTTTCTCAACTTTATCTCATGCACATGTGCAGGCATATAATGAATTTtctctcttgttctttttattttatgtcaTGGCCATATGTATGGATAACATGCTCCTCAGACACATTTactgcttctcatttttttcttcgaCCACTGTAATATAtcatttctcatatatatatatatatatatatatatagtacattattattattttattttttttatttgcatgcgGTCACTTTCAACAATTCCATAAGATGCACTGTATTAtttcgcattttatttatttatttttaattattaaattatatatttttttgcatgcaTATTCCCATGTATATCTCTTCATGGTGGGCCatcctcttttatttttttttaaacaaatgataCCCGTGAGGATttattcttttgaattttttttactatatatatatatatatttttgtcaagcatgtatgcatgcttttattattattattattatatttttttatgtcatgcatgctttttattattcattttttttaatggcggGCCCATCCCTTTAATGCATGTCATGAGACTATAGcatgtttttcatcattttcatttttttttaacacaccAGATTAATATGGCCCACCATATTAATCTCATGCCACCTTGATCTTATTCAACAAcaaccatgcatatatatatatatatatatatatatatatatatatatatatatatcatcatgcATACCTGTGGGGGCCGCatgcattttgttttgtatttatttttttaaatgcacgTCATGCATGCAAACTatagcatgttttttttttatcattttcatttatatatatatatatatatattaacatgcATATTGCATGCTTCTATATCATATGTATATTGGTTGGGACTCTACGTCACAATATCCGAGAGTCTACAAAGTCTAGTCAAATTATGTTTCCCTACATAGCCTTCTTGAAACCTTAAGCTTTCACAAGGATTGGCTTGCATGATCAAACTTCCATGTCCTTTCTCTTCTTCCCTATCTTAGTAGCAAGCTTCTCTGACTCAGTTGGAGCTGGATCCACGACAGGGAGGGAAGGTTTCACATAGGTGATAGAATCATCTGGTATGAAACCGAAGAGCATGGGATGAAATGGTAGGCATCCTCGCCGCAGCTGTAAGGGATGACCAGTACCACCACCCATTTTTAAGATTGTCAATCTTAACCATGTCTTCAAAATTATTGCTTGAATCACTTCAGATATTGATTCTGCAGATTTGACTAGTGCACGCCAAGTACATCACCTTATTGAGTTTGCTTTTAAAGGTTTGAATGCTTCATCAGGCAGAACAACATCCATATCAAGTAAGTTGATCTTAAGGATTTAATAATTCTTGCTCACTAGTGGCGTCAGAGACGAGTCAGGAAACAtgcagttatttttttttatgcaggGATTGCACGACAAAGATCAACGCTCAGTTCCTTTGCTTTATTAGCTAGAGAAGACGTCTACTTTCCAATAGCTGCACATTCCAGAGTTGAACCTTTAAGTACCTTCTCACCATCATCACGAATAGAAGAACTTGGTGATAACTGAGCAAGACGTTCATCCACATTATAAacatcaattgaagaagcaacaacTCCTGCCCTTTGTGCAAACATGATGGTTGGGTTCCATAGATGGTTTGCTGATGCTCGACTCATTTGACACATGCTCCATTGAAGGCTTGCTTTCTGGATCACTATTCAAACGTTCAAATACTACTTTGATTACTTGTATGACTAAATCTGCAATGTATCGTTCACCAGCATGCTTCGCTCGATAATGAAGACAGGAGTTCCATTGGAGGTTTTCTCACCCTCACTTCTAGTGCCATCACTCCAAAACTATAGACATCACACTTCTCTGTAAATGCAAGCTCTGGTGCAACATAACAATGGGTTCCGGTAAGAGAAGTCCAATTAGAGGAATCAGGTTTCAAGAGTCTAGCAGCGCCAAAATCTGAGACACAAGCcttgaaatcaaaatcaaagagtATGTTCTTGATGGATATGTCTCTGTGAATTATGGATGGAATGCAGTCATGGTGCATGTAAGATAGAGCATGAGCCAAATCCTTGATAACTCTTACTCTTCTCATCCAATCCAACTCCATTGCTCCTTTGAAATAACTAAGTGAAACCTTGAGATGGAATGACTTTGGTGCCTAGTTGATGTAAAGgctactttttttattatatatatatatatatatatatatatatatatatatacttggatGCAAACAAAGTagtttacaatatatatatacaatatatatatatatatatatatacttggatGCATCATCACAGAGGGCCTGCAAGGCCACCCCAAGAGCCCATGGACTTGGATCAGGAGGCTCTGGATTAGTCAGACACTGAAGAACAACCGGATCCTGAAACTCTGACCGGCATCATGAGGGAAATGATGCTGATGATGCCCAGTCAGCGTCATCAGCATACTTCTAGCAGCAGTCGAGACCTTCTCGCAGAGTTTGGACGGCATGCACCACCGTTCGAGGGGACCACTGATCTGACAGTGGCCGAGTCTTGGCTTCGGCAGATAGAGAGGATTTTTCGGGCTATGCAGAGCCCAGAGGAAGACAAGGTCAGACTGGCTTCCTATATGCTTCGAGGCAGTGCAACTGTGTGGTATGAAAGCGAGCTGAGAATCAAAGGTGAAGATGCCCTCAGGACCTGGAAGCAGTTCAAGGAGGTCTTTAATGAGAAGTACTTCCTATTGAGCCGTCGGGCTCAAATGGAGAGGCAGTTCCTAAATCTGAAGCAGGGATCTATGTCTGTGGAAGAGTACGAGGCAGAGTTCGACCGGCTTTCACAGTTTGCTCCGACTTTAGTCGAAGATGAGAGCAGCAAGACTCGCCGTTTTGCAGAAGGTTTGAAGAACCACATTCGGCGCGTTATTGTACGGTTCCTGAGGCAGTCTTATGCAGAGGTTGTGGACATTGCTAAGGATCTGGAGATCACTTGGCAGGAGACACAGGATCTAGGTCAGTGTGACAGACAGCAAAACCGGGGTCCGATTCCTCGGAAGAGTCCGTCTTCTGGGGGTAGCTCTGGACATTCTAGAGGGGAGTATCGGTCACGGCCAACAGTAGACCCCCGGCTCCATCCTCTGGTTCTGGCAGGAGAGGTTCAGCTAGTAATGTTCCTCAGGAGATTCGGTGTCCTACGTGTGGAGGCCGTCATTCTCAGTCAGAGTGCAGGCGTGCAGGCCGTACTTGTTTTAGATGTGGCAGTGATGAGCACTTTGTAGCTCAGTGTCCACATACCCCACCTTGGATTCAGGGAGGTGAGAGGACTCAGACTGTGGCAGTTGAGCCGCCGTGATCATCTGGTGGTTCACGGCAGGTAGGCACTCCAGACCGTTCTCAGCAGAGTGTCTCGAGGGGAAGAAGGGGAAAAGCCCCCATGGCAGGTCagccttcttcctcttctcaccCAGCAGGCCGTGGGAGGCCAGTTACAAAGGGCCGAGTCTTTGCGATGACGCAGGAGGACGCTGAGGCATCCCACGACGTTGTGGCAGGTATCATTTCAGTGCATTCCTGTTATGCTTGTGCTTTGTTTGATCCTGGTGCTACGCATTCGTTTGTGTCATCTTCTTTTGCTCACAAAAATTGTTTGTATGTTGTGGATTTGCCGTATGTTTTATGTGTTGCTACTCCTGTGGGAGCGGTGAGAACCGTTAACCGGTTAGCACCTGCTTGTTCTATTGTCATTGAGGCGCGCGAGCTTTCCACCGATCTACATCTGATGGAGCTGCGAGACTATGACGTCATTTTCGGCATGGATTGGCTTTCTTCAGTATTTGCTGTAGTGGACTGTCGCAGAAAGAAGGTGCACTTCTGTTTTCCTGACCAGGAAGAATTCACCTTCAATGGCAGTAAGGGGTACACCCTAGCTCGAGAGATCTCTTCTCTGCAAGCTCAGAAGCTGATTAGCAGTGGTTGCATTGGCTTTCTGGCCTCTGTCTCAGAGGCCACTCGCACCGGCTACACAGTGGCAGATGTACTGGTTATCAGCGAGTTTTCTGATGTGTTTCCTGAGGATCTTCCCAGATTACCTCCTGTGAGAGAGGTGGAGTTTGCTATCGACTTGGCTCCAGGCACAGCTCCTTTATCCAAGGCACCGTACCGGATGGCGCCCGCTGAACTGAAGGAACTAAAGAAGCAACTGGAGGAACTGTTGGAGAAAGGGTTTATTCGACCAAGCATGTCACCTTGGGGAGCTCCAGTGTTATTTGTCAAAGAGAAGGATGGATCTCTGAGGTTGTGCATTGACTACCGGGAGTTGAACAAGGTGACTGTCAAGAATAAATACCCTTTGCCATGGATTGATGATCTCTTGGACCAGTTGCAGAGAGCTCAAGTCTTCTCCAAGATTGATCTGCGATCTGGCTATCATCAGGTTCGAATCATGGGCGAGGACATCCCGAAGAGTGCTTTCCGTACGCGGTATGGTCAGTATGAGTTTCTGGTGATGCCGTTTGGTCTGACGAACGCCCCAGCAGTattcatggatttgataaatCGGGTGTTTCATCGCTACTTGGATCAATTTGTGGTTGTCTTTATTGATGACATTTTGATCTATTCGCACAGTAAGCAACTGTATGCGAAGCATCTGAGGATTGTACTGGAGACACTGAGAC comes from Dioscorea cayenensis subsp. rotundata cultivar TDr96_F1 chromosome 15, TDr96_F1_v2_PseudoChromosome.rev07_lg8_w22 25.fasta, whole genome shotgun sequence and encodes:
- the LOC120277770 gene encoding MDIS1-interacting receptor like kinase 2-like, whose translation is MELDWMRRVRVIKDLAHALSYMHHDCIPSIIHRDISIKNILFDFDFKACVSDFGAARLLKPDSSNWTSLTGTHCYVAPELAFTEKCDVYSFGVMALEVRKASLQWSMCQMSRASANHLWNPTIMFAQRAGVVASSIDVYNVDERLAQLSPSSSIRDDGEKVLKGSTLECAAIGK